A single region of the Raphanus sativus cultivar WK10039 chromosome 1, ASM80110v3, whole genome shotgun sequence genome encodes:
- the LOC130508747 gene encoding uncharacterized protein LOC130508747 — MGYMYREAEESSWRRLAFLASISLHFVLGLSGDSKNTNTGVKAESHASSSRTGTKVFLILVGFVAVAMFSFFLYKLWQKKKRDEQYARLLKLFEEDDELEVELGLRD, encoded by the exons ATGGGTTACATGTATAGAGAGGCGGAGGAGAGCTCATGGCGGCGTCTGGCATTCTTAGCTTCGATTTCTCTGCACTTCGTCTTAG GTCTATCAGGCGATTCCAAGAATACAAACACAGGAGTCAAGGCAGAGTCACACGCTTCTTCCAGCAGAACAGGCACAAAAGTATTCCTAATACTGGTCGGATTCGTGGCTGTAGCTATGTTCTCCTTCTTTCTATACAAGCTATggcagaagaagaaaagagacgAGCAGTATGCCCGACTGCTAAAGCTTtttgaggaagatgatgaacTAGAGGTTGAGCTTGGCCTTCGAGATTAA
- the LOC108854240 gene encoding probable elongation factor 1-gamma 1: MALVLHTYKGNKGAEKALIAAEYTGVQINVPDFEMGVSNKTPEFLKMNPIGKVPVLETPEGPIFESNAIARYVSRLNGENSLNGSSLIEYAQIEQWIDFSSLEIFGSIFKWFGARIGYMPYSVPGEEAAISALKRALDALNTHLTSNTYLVGHSITLADIITVCNLSLGFTTIMTKSFTSAFPHVERYFWTLINQPNFKKVVGDVKQTEAVPPVTSKKAAAQPAKAKEEPKKKAAPVAEAPKPVEEEEAPKPKAKNPLDLLPPSPMVLDEWKRLYSNTKSNFREVAIKGFWDMYDPEGYSLWFCDYKYNDENTVSFVTLNKVGGFLQRMDLARKYAFGKMLICGAEGPFKVKGLWLFRGPEIPKFVMDEVYDMELYEWTKVDISDEAQKERVSQMIEDAEPFEGEALLDAKCFK; this comes from the exons ATGGCTTTG GTATTGCACACGTACAAGGGAAACAAAGGTGCTGAGAAGGCACTCATTGCCGCAGAGTACACTGGTGTGCAGATCAATGTCCCCGACTTTGAGATGGGTGTCTCTAACAAGACCCCCGAGTTCCTCAAGATGAACCCTATTGGAAAG GTTCCGGTGCTTGAGACTCCCGAGGGTCCCATCTTTGAGAGCAACGCCATTGCCCGTTATG TGAGCCGATTGAACGGTGAGAACTCCTTGAACGGATCTTCCCTGATCGAATAT GCACAAATTGAGCAATGGATCGATTTCTCCTCACTTGAGATTTTCGGAAGCATCTTCAAGTGGTTCGGTGCAAGAATTGGCTACATGCCATACAGTGTTCCG GGTGAGGAAGCTGCTATCTCTGCGTTGAAAAGAGCACTTGATGCTCTGAACACCCATCTCACTTCCAACACTTACCTTGTTGGACACTCTATCACCCTTGCCGATATCATCACTGTCTGCAACTTGAGCCTGGGATTTACCACTATCATGACCAAGAGCTTCACCTCTGCATTCCCCCATGTTGAGAGATACTTCTGGACCTTGATTAACCAGCCAAACTTCAAGAAGGTGGTGGGTGATGTCAAACAGACTGAAGCTGTCCCTCCTGTTACTTCCAAGAAAGCTGCTGCCCAGCCTGCAAAGGCCAAGGAGGAGCCTAAGAAAAAGGCTGCCCCTGTGGCAGAGGCACCTAAGCCTGTTGAAGAGGAAGAGGCACCAAAGCCCAAAGCTAAGAACCCGCTTGACTTGCTACCACCAAGCCCAATGGTTCTCGATGAGTGGAAGAGGCTGTACTCAAACACCAAGTCCAACTTCCGTGAGGTTGCTATTAAAG GATTCTGGGACATGTATGACCCAGAGGGATACTCACTGTGGTTCTGCGACTACAAGTACAATGACGAGAACACAGTGTCATTCGTCACCCTCAACAAGGTTGGTGGATTCCTGCAGAGAATGGATTTGGCACGCAAGTACGCCTTTGGAAAGATGCTGATTTGCGGGGCAGAAGGTCCGTTCAAGGTGAAGGGTTTGTGGCTGTTCCGTGGACCAGAGATCCCCAAGTTCGTTATGGATGAGGTGTACGACATGGAGCTGTACGAGTGGACTAAGGTCGACATCTCCGATGAAGCCCAGAAGGAGCGTGTTAGCCAGATGATCGAGGACGCAGAGCCGTTTGAAGGTGAAGCTCTCTTGGACGCCAAGTGCTTCAAGTGA
- the LOC130494558 gene encoding ras-related protein RABA2a-like, giving the protein MARRPEEEYDYLFKVVLIGDSGVGKSNLLSRFTRDEFCLESKSTIGVEFATRTLQVEGRTVKAQIWDTAGQERYRAITSAYYRGALGALLVYDVTKPTTFENVSRWLKELRDHADSNIVIMLIGNKTDLKHLRAVATEDAQSFAEKEGLSFIETSALEALNVEKAFQTILSEIYRIISKKSISSDQADANGNVREGQTIDVAAASSESNTKKSCCSSS; this is encoded by the exons ATGGCGAGAAGACCGGAAGAAGAGTACGACTACTTGTTTAAAGTGGTTCTCATCGGAGACTCCGGCGTCGGCAAGTCGAATCTCCTCTCTAGATTCACTCGCGACGAGTTCTGCTTGGAATCCAAATCTACCATCGGTGTCGAATTCGCTACTCGCACTCTCCAA GTGGAAGGAAGGACTGTGAAAGCGCAGATATGGGACACCGCTGGGCAAGAACGATACAGAGCCATAACCAGCGCCTACTACAGAGGCGCGCTCGGTGCTCTCTTGGTCTACGACGTCACTAAACCAACAACGTTCGAGAACGTTAGCCGGTGGTTGAAAGAGCTCAGAGACCATGCGGATTCCAACATCGTCATCATGTTGATCGGAAACAAGACGGATCTGAAGCATCTCAGAGCTGTTGCCACGGAGGATGCTCAGAGCTTCGCCGAGAAAGAAGGCTTGTCTTTCATCGAGACGTCGGCTCTCGAGGCGCTGAACGTGGAGAAGGCCTTTCAGACGATTCTCTCGGAGATTTACAGGATCATCAGCAAGAAATCGATATCTTCGGACCAGGCAGATGCAAATGGTAACGTCAGGGAAGGTCAAACAATCGATGTCGCTGCTGCCTCTTCTGAATCAAACACTAAGAAgtcttgttgctcttcttcctgA